A portion of the Oxynema aestuarii AP17 genome contains these proteins:
- the larC gene encoding nickel pincer cofactor biosynthesis protein LarC, with product MKTIAYLQCPTGIAGDMCLGALVSAGVPLDYLIDRLAQLGIADEYELSASLVRRNGQQATKFEVDLTATVSPDLPDEHHHEHHHDRHHGHHHGHHHGHHHEHSPQASHSAPTRHLPEIEEMIRAAGLPPRAESWSLAVFRQLAEAEGAVHGVEPERVHFHEVGATDAIVDIVGTCLGLDWLGIEELYCSPLPTGGGTVWVAHGRLAVPVPAVLKLLESRRVPVYSNGIEKELVTPTGAAIAVRLAKAFGPPPPMAIARVGLGAGSLDLALPNILQLWVGEATEPSDGRDPKVEEICVLETQIDDLSPQAIAYTCDRLFDAGAVDVFTQAIGMKKSRTGILLTAICPRDRQTACETVMFRETTTLGIRRSLQVRSILNREFHQVSTRYGEIQLKVATDAAGTVLNVHPEYEDCAQIARDRGLPWQEVHRSALEAWYARK from the coding sequence ATGAAAACAATAGCTTACCTTCAATGTCCGACGGGAATCGCAGGAGATATGTGTCTCGGCGCTTTGGTCAGTGCTGGCGTTCCTTTAGACTACCTTATCGATCGCCTCGCTCAGTTGGGAATCGCCGACGAGTACGAGCTTTCGGCGTCGCTGGTACGGCGCAACGGCCAACAGGCGACGAAGTTTGAGGTCGATCTCACTGCAACGGTCTCCCCAGACCTTCCCGACGAGCATCACCACGAGCATCATCACGATCGCCACCACGGTCACCACCACGGTCACCACCACGGTCACCACCACGAGCATTCCCCCCAGGCTTCTCATTCGGCCCCGACGCGCCATTTACCGGAAATTGAAGAGATGATTCGGGCGGCGGGACTGCCCCCACGGGCGGAAAGCTGGAGTCTGGCGGTGTTTCGCCAACTCGCCGAGGCGGAAGGGGCGGTCCACGGGGTCGAACCGGAACGGGTGCATTTTCACGAGGTGGGGGCGACGGATGCGATCGTCGATATTGTCGGCACTTGTTTGGGTTTGGATTGGTTGGGAATTGAAGAATTATACTGTTCCCCGTTACCGACGGGCGGCGGGACGGTGTGGGTGGCTCACGGGCGCCTTGCGGTTCCGGTTCCGGCAGTGCTGAAGTTGCTCGAATCCCGCCGGGTTCCGGTGTACAGTAACGGGATCGAGAAGGAGTTGGTGACGCCGACCGGGGCGGCGATCGCGGTGAGGTTAGCGAAAGCCTTCGGTCCGCCGCCGCCGATGGCGATCGCCCGGGTCGGATTGGGGGCGGGTTCTCTCGATTTAGCTTTACCGAATATCCTCCAGTTGTGGGTTGGGGAAGCGACGGAACCCTCAGACGGGCGGGATCCGAAGGTGGAGGAGATCTGTGTCCTCGAAACCCAAATTGACGACCTCTCGCCCCAGGCGATCGCCTATACCTGCGATCGCTTGTTCGATGCGGGCGCCGTCGATGTATTTACTCAGGCGATCGGTATGAAGAAATCCCGCACCGGGATCCTGCTGACGGCGATTTGTCCGCGCGATCGCCAAACCGCTTGCGAAACGGTGATGTTCCGAGAAACGACGACTTTGGGCATCCGGCGATCGCTGCAGGTGCGATCGATTTTAAACCGAGAATTTCATCAAGTGAGTACAAGGTATGGCGAAATTCAGCTCAAAGTCGCCACCGACGCCGCCGGAACGGTCCTCAACGTCCATCCGGAATACGAGGACTGCGCCCAAATTGCCCGCGATCGCGGTCTCCCCTGGCAGGAAGTCCATCGCAGTGCCTTAGAAGCTTGGTATGCCCGCAAGTAA
- a CDS encoding S8 family serine peptidase — translation MLDISDLFNETYYLGANPDVANAVATGTLASGFQHFLGNGQFEGRDPSVFFDTDFYLDLYVDVDLAVLSGNTTAIAHFVNSGQFEGRDPIRQFFNDTYLLRNPDVAAAVEADILTAYQHFIEAGQFEGRDPGFTFDTSFYLETYPDVAAAVASGRLSAIEHYLQFGLVEGREAFPISWDIPLPEPTEVQDLGVLGSIEVNDFIGTLNSEDLYAFRLDSPGEVSIILENLSADADLVLYEDLNNNQQLDLGELLGFSEQVGNQTETIVKVLPPGNYSIAVQQYSGSTSYTLRAFNRAIATPLVPDNAGNSLAQARDLGPLTGGQTVSDFVGDLDRLDLYRFTLDETSAIDVTLGGLSADADLFLVQDFNQDGLIIDRVEILASSIAASSNPEAISLPTLAPGTFYIAVEQYTGNTNYTLSLSATPTVGVDTQTPLPGFDPNYGFGLVDAAAAVARAIGETVPFADVPNPIANNYGADLMRVPEVWNRGFTGEGVVVAVLDTGIDLKHPELQGRLWTNVDEIPGDGIDNDGNGFIDDARGFDFVDFDGDPAIALTEEQHGTHIAGTIAATRDGIDATTFFGQPFDVTGIAYGATIMPVRVLGDRQTFDEFDRAVADGIRYAVDNGARVLNLSLGNLPGQPPTENIAAALQYARDRGVVAVIAAGNEKDLGAFVPDDPAIRAAQDLAIAVGAVDRDRRVAEFSNPASSLLGVYDFVVAPGIEIRSIVPANGFLSLDGTSMATPHVAGVVALMLQANPNLTPAQVEQILAETANPEGILV, via the coding sequence ATGTTAGACATTAGTGATTTATTTAATGAAACTTATTACCTCGGCGCCAATCCCGATGTAGCCAATGCCGTAGCGACGGGAACCTTAGCGAGTGGTTTTCAACATTTTCTCGGTAACGGACAATTTGAAGGACGAGACCCGAGTGTTTTTTTCGATACGGACTTTTACTTAGATCTCTATGTAGATGTCGATCTTGCCGTTTTGTCAGGAAACACGACGGCGATCGCCCATTTTGTGAACTCGGGACAGTTTGAAGGACGCGATCCGATTCGGCAATTTTTTAACGATACTTATTTACTCCGAAATCCCGATGTAGCGGCGGCAGTCGAAGCAGATATTCTAACCGCTTACCAACATTTTATCGAAGCGGGACAGTTTGAAGGACGCGACCCCGGATTCACATTCGACACGAGTTTTTATCTCGAAACCTATCCCGACGTAGCGGCGGCGGTGGCGTCCGGACGCTTGAGCGCGATCGAACATTATCTTCAATTTGGTTTGGTGGAAGGTCGAGAAGCGTTCCCGATTTCGTGGGATATTCCGCTTCCGGAACCGACAGAGGTTCAAGATTTAGGAGTGCTCGGGAGTATCGAAGTTAATGATTTTATTGGGACTTTAAACTCCGAAGATCTGTATGCGTTTCGCTTGGACAGTCCCGGGGAAGTGAGTATTATTCTCGAAAATTTAAGCGCGGATGCGGATTTAGTTTTATATGAAGATTTGAATAACAATCAGCAGCTCGATCTTGGGGAATTATTAGGGTTTTCGGAACAAGTGGGGAATCAAACAGAAACGATCGTCAAAGTTTTACCCCCGGGTAATTATTCGATCGCCGTGCAGCAGTATTCGGGATCGACGAGTTATACCCTGCGGGCGTTCAACCGGGCGATCGCCACTCCCTTAGTGCCGGATAATGCGGGCAATAGCTTAGCACAAGCGCGAGATCTCGGGCCGTTGACGGGGGGACAAACCGTCAGCGATTTTGTCGGCGACCTCGATCGCCTCGATCTGTACCGCTTCACCTTAGACGAAACGAGCGCGATTGACGTAACTTTAGGCGGATTGAGCGCCGATGCGGACTTATTCTTAGTGCAAGATTTCAACCAAGATGGCTTAATCATCGATCGCGTCGAAATTTTAGCGAGTTCGATCGCCGCCAGCAGCAATCCCGAGGCGATTTCCCTGCCCACCTTAGCGCCGGGAACCTTTTACATCGCCGTAGAACAGTATACAGGCAACACCAACTACACCCTGAGCCTGTCCGCCACCCCCACCGTGGGTGTAGATACCCAAACGCCCCTCCCCGGTTTCGATCCCAATTACGGTTTCGGGTTGGTGGATGCGGCGGCAGCCGTGGCGCGGGCGATCGGCGAAACCGTGCCGTTTGCGGACGTTCCCAACCCGATCGCCAATAATTACGGGGCCGACTTGATGCGGGTTCCGGAAGTGTGGAATCGCGGCTTTACCGGGGAAGGGGTTGTCGTGGCGGTACTCGATACGGGAATCGACCTCAAACACCCGGAATTGCAAGGGCGTTTGTGGACGAACGTCGATGAAATTCCCGGGGACGGGATCGATAACGACGGGAACGGCTTTATCGACGATGCCCGTGGTTTCGACTTTGTAGACTTCGACGGCGATCCGGCGATCGCCCTCACCGAGGAACAACACGGAACTCACATCGCCGGAACGATCGCCGCCACCCGGGACGGAATCGACGCAACCACCTTTTTCGGTCAGCCCTTTGACGTGACCGGAATCGCTTACGGGGCAACGATTATGCCCGTGCGGGTCTTGGGGGATCGCCAAACCTTCGACGAATTCGATCGCGCCGTCGCCGACGGGATTCGCTACGCCGTCGATAACGGCGCCCGGGTACTCAACCTCAGCTTGGGCAACCTTCCCGGACAACCGCCCACAGAAAACATCGCCGCCGCCTTGCAATACGCCCGCGATCGCGGGGTCGTCGCCGTTATCGCCGCCGGAAACGAGAAAGATCTCGGGGCGTTCGTCCCCGACGATCCGGCAATTCGGGCCGCCCAAGACCTGGCGATCGCCGTCGGCGCCGTGGATCGCGATCGACGGGTCGCCGAGTTCTCCAACCCCGCCAGCAGTCTCCTCGGCGTTTACGATTTCGTCGTCGCCCCCGGAATTGAAATTCGCTCGATCGTTCCCGCTAATGGCTTCTTGTCTTTAGACGGGACCTCGATGGCGACCCCTCACGTCGCCGGGGTCGTCGCCCTCATGTTACAAGCCAACCCCAACTTAACCCCCGCGCAAGTCGAACAGATCCTCGCCGAAACTGCCAATCCGGAAGGGATCCTGGTGTGA
- a CDS encoding HetZ-related protein: protein MNVKTAKTPSYRTKNSQVSQGQATPAESDRDENPTPELSPETIAQGMSVEELTEQVFDELSQKLTNKSKSAAGVADRIAKEVERICQKSNRIQNSGQIHSWQLTLARHRMQKCLQYHKLGSKQGRVELHAQLSSMVYRHVAPMHSRLSFQARYNLIEDFLQGFYIEVLRAFRREHDVAENYTPRTQLELAEYMAFTEHYAKRRITLPGRCNQQLVVLRAQGFAHGQPPETLVDIEQAVEYPKGEDAQIQSRSYAAQQVREQMVADTVDPSEAVLRDRVIQELVQYLEAQGQSDCVDYLVLKLQDLAAPEIDEILGLTARQRDYLQQRFKYHVEKFARSHNWKLVHEWLGADLDQNLGMAPQQWDEFCKAITDEQRQLIELKRNGSSDREIADAIRCTPKQVQKRWSALLELAWQVRNTENKGK from the coding sequence ATGAACGTCAAAACTGCAAAAACCCCCAGCTACCGAACCAAAAATTCTCAAGTTTCCCAAGGACAAGCGACCCCGGCTGAAAGCGATCGAGATGAAAATCCTACCCCCGAACTCAGCCCGGAAACGATCGCTCAAGGGATGAGTGTCGAAGAACTCACCGAGCAAGTATTCGACGAACTCAGCCAAAAACTGACCAACAAATCCAAGAGTGCCGCAGGCGTGGCCGATCGCATCGCTAAAGAAGTCGAGCGCATTTGTCAAAAAAGCAATCGCATTCAAAATTCCGGTCAGATCCATTCTTGGCAGTTGACCTTAGCCCGTCACCGGATGCAAAAATGCTTGCAATACCACAAACTCGGTTCCAAACAAGGACGGGTGGAACTGCACGCCCAACTTAGCTCGATGGTTTACCGTCACGTGGCGCCGATGCACTCTCGCCTGAGCTTCCAAGCGCGCTACAACTTGATCGAAGATTTCTTGCAAGGGTTTTACATCGAAGTGCTGCGCGCCTTCCGTCGCGAACACGACGTGGCCGAAAATTACACCCCGCGCACCCAGTTGGAATTGGCCGAATATATGGCCTTTACCGAACATTACGCCAAACGCCGGATTACTTTACCCGGTCGGTGCAACCAGCAGTTAGTGGTGTTGCGCGCTCAAGGATTCGCCCACGGTCAACCGCCGGAAACGTTGGTCGATATCGAACAAGCGGTGGAATATCCCAAGGGTGAAGATGCTCAGATTCAAAGTCGCTCCTATGCGGCGCAGCAAGTACGCGAGCAAATGGTGGCGGATACGGTGGATCCTTCGGAAGCGGTCTTGCGCGATCGCGTCATCCAAGAGTTGGTGCAGTATCTCGAAGCCCAAGGTCAATCGGACTGTGTGGACTATTTGGTTCTCAAACTCCAAGACCTCGCCGCCCCGGAAATCGACGAAATTCTCGGTTTGACGGCTCGCCAGCGCGACTATTTACAACAACGGTTCAAATATCACGTCGAAAAATTCGCCCGTTCTCATAACTGGAAACTCGTTCACGAGTGGTTGGGGGCGGATCTAGATCAAAATTTGGGCATGGCTCCCCAACAGTGGGATGAGTTCTGCAAGGCGATTACCGACGAACAACGCCAACTGATCGAACTCAAACGCAATGGCAGCAGCGATCGCGAAATTGCCGACGCGATTCGATGCACGCCGAAACAAGTTCAAAAACGCTGGTCTGCCCTTCTCGAATTAGCTTGGCAAGTCCGCAATACTGAAAATAAAGGGAAGTGA
- a CDS encoding TPM domain-containing protein gives MRRFPSFQPLHAHILRRFLAFLAFLGALGLLLPLPTHGLSVDDVPNPQQEYGGWVADMAQVLSSDTEAQIDRLIEDLEAKTGAEMAVVTVPETAPSPSPKQFATELFNHWEIGKQEEDNGVLFLTSLSDRRVEIETGYGIEPILPDAEVGNILDRYILPKLKTDDFNGGILAGTRAIVEKLEQELLFSQAESQAEINKIADSDRSTTVLRSPLAWIRTMGAGAIGIASSIAIARKLANNNRIEPTGRSRYKNDSGKENSQGSFFYRANFIAVFCFTILVNSLFPNLANFWFILIAFLLLAWIAKTYSFIPGFEVFVGTIVATSIIYVFLNGLIEPLFGSTWANFMFYPLINATFASFPLSSLLDPKKSFLTNSNKKYRCKKCDRLMEPVDWQTLTAYLSRPEKVAVDLGSLKIEGWRCSQCSASFELPFHICIDRLPDERDRFKCCPNCQELTMVEDYKTTVMPTDSQPGKRRLITECHCCDYKQEREITIPPYSHSHRSHGTSSSRTHRSGSSYTGGIFGGGFGGGSGGGGGGGSSGGGDFGGGSSGGGGAGGDF, from the coding sequence ATGAGAAGATTTCCTAGCTTTCAGCCACTCCATGCCCACATTTTGAGGCGATTTTTAGCATTTTTAGCATTTTTGGGAGCATTAGGATTGTTGTTACCCCTCCCCACCCATGGGTTAAGCGTCGATGACGTTCCCAATCCGCAACAAGAATATGGGGGTTGGGTCGCGGATATGGCTCAGGTTCTCAGTTCCGACACGGAAGCACAAATCGATCGCCTAATTGAGGATTTAGAAGCAAAAACCGGGGCTGAAATGGCCGTAGTTACCGTTCCAGAAACGGCACCGTCTCCCTCTCCAAAACAATTTGCTACCGAACTGTTTAATCACTGGGAAATTGGCAAACAAGAAGAAGATAACGGCGTTTTATTTTTAACTTCGTTGAGCGATCGCCGGGTGGAAATTGAAACCGGATATGGAATCGAGCCGATCCTTCCCGATGCTGAAGTCGGTAATATTTTAGACCGTTACATTCTGCCGAAACTCAAAACCGATGATTTTAATGGCGGCATTTTAGCTGGAACTCGCGCGATCGTCGAGAAATTAGAACAAGAATTACTATTTTCTCAAGCAGAATCTCAAGCAGAAATTAATAAGATTGCAGACAGCGATCGCTCTACAACGGTTTTGCGATCGCCGCTCGCCTGGATACGAACCATGGGCGCTGGCGCGATCGGGATTGCTAGTTCGATCGCGATCGCTCGTAAATTAGCCAACAACAATCGAATCGAACCCACCGGGCGATCGCGCTACAAAAACGATTCAGGAAAGGAAAATTCTCAAGGATCTTTTTTCTATCGCGCCAATTTTATCGCCGTTTTTTGTTTCACGATTTTAGTCAACTCTTTATTTCCAAATTTAGCTAATTTTTGGTTTATTTTAATCGCCTTTCTCCTTTTAGCTTGGATTGCCAAAACTTACAGCTTTATTCCGGGATTTGAAGTTTTCGTAGGAACCATAGTAGCGACGAGCATAATTTATGTCTTTTTAAATGGCTTGATCGAACCCTTGTTCGGCTCTACATGGGCAAATTTTATGTTTTACCCCTTAATTAATGCTACCTTCGCGAGTTTTCCACTCTCAAGCTTACTCGATCCTAAAAAATCCTTTTTAACCAATTCAAATAAAAAATATCGCTGCAAAAAATGCGATCGGCTCATGGAACCTGTAGATTGGCAAACTCTAACAGCTTATTTAAGCCGACCTGAAAAAGTAGCCGTAGATTTAGGCAGTCTCAAAATAGAAGGGTGGCGGTGTTCCCAGTGTAGCGCCTCATTTGAATTACCTTTTCATATTTGCATCGATCGCCTTCCCGATGAACGCGATCGCTTTAAATGCTGTCCGAACTGTCAAGAATTAACGATGGTTGAAGACTATAAAACCACCGTTATGCCGACCGATTCACAGCCGGGAAAACGTAGATTAATCACGGAATGTCATTGTTGCGACTATAAACAAGAGCGCGAAATCACGATTCCCCCTTACTCCCATTCTCACCGTTCCCATGGGACAA
- a CDS encoding PHP domain-containing protein: MSVNLTCSAVSFDPSVKQHVSDPSQDRGALQETFQQIDAHSCPRSYNFHMHTTASDGRLSPEALMQQAVDIGLQGLAITDHHSVRGYQIARHWLDRRAQDPRHLAGESADLPQLWSGIEINAGILDIEVHILGYGFDPEHERIQPYLKGYPVRGKDYEAKQVIRAIQTAGGLAVLAHPARYRRRSPSQLIPEVARLGIDGIETYYAYDNPDPWRPSSKQTAQVKRLAQQYDLLQTCGTDTHGPNLLMRL; this comes from the coding sequence ATGAGTGTCAATCTGACTTGCAGTGCTGTATCCTTCGACCCTAGCGTCAAGCAGCATGTTAGCGACCCCTCCCAAGATCGGGGGGCGCTTCAAGAAACTTTCCAACAGATCGACGCGCACAGTTGCCCGCGATCCTATAACTTCCACATGCACACCACCGCTTCCGACGGGCGCCTTTCCCCAGAAGCACTCATGCAGCAAGCGGTCGATATCGGTTTGCAAGGGCTAGCCATTACCGACCACCACAGTGTTAGAGGGTACCAGATCGCCCGCCATTGGCTCGATCGCCGCGCCCAAGACCCCCGTCACCTCGCCGGGGAATCTGCCGACCTGCCCCAGTTGTGGAGTGGCATCGAAATTAATGCAGGCATCCTCGATATCGAAGTTCACATCCTCGGATACGGATTCGACCCCGAACACGAGCGGATCCAACCCTACTTGAAAGGATATCCCGTGCGGGGCAAAGATTACGAAGCCAAACAGGTCATTCGTGCCATCCAAACCGCAGGGGGTTTAGCCGTTTTAGCTCACCCGGCCCGTTACCGACGGCGCAGCCCCTCTCAGTTAATTCCCGAGGTCGCCCGCTTGGGAATCGACGGGATCGAAACCTACTATGCCTACGACAATCCCGATCCGTGGCGCCCGAGTTCCAAGCAAACCGCCCAAGTCAAACGACTGGCGCAGCAGTACGACTTATTGCAAACTTGCGGTACGGACACCCACGGACCGAATTTGTTGATGCGCTTGTAG
- a CDS encoding L-threonylcarbamoyladenylate synthase produces MATVYELHPENPQVRRVEEIKEALQDGAILLYPTDTVYAIGCDINVKSAVERVRQIKRLSNDKPLTFLSPSLSNIAAYATVTDPAYRIIRRLIPGPFTFLLPATKLVPKLVMDPKRKTTGIRVPDSKVCLDLLEALGNPIISTSAHLPDDDMDRNGYAGKAELFDRFDKMVDVIVDTGEDPGYQVSTILDLTGEEPQIVREGLGVEEVFSLV; encoded by the coding sequence ATGGCCACTGTTTACGAACTCCATCCCGAAAATCCTCAAGTTCGGCGCGTCGAAGAAATTAAAGAAGCGCTGCAAGATGGGGCAATCTTGCTCTATCCAACCGATACAGTTTACGCGATCGGCTGCGATATTAACGTCAAATCTGCGGTGGAACGAGTCAGACAGATCAAGCGACTGTCGAATGACAAACCACTTACATTTTTAAGTCCTTCATTGTCGAATATTGCCGCTTACGCGACGGTCACCGATCCAGCGTATCGCATTATTCGGCGTTTGATTCCCGGTCCGTTTACTTTTCTGCTGCCCGCGACCAAGTTGGTGCCGAAACTGGTGATGGATCCAAAACGCAAAACGACCGGGATTCGGGTTCCGGATAGCAAAGTTTGTCTGGATTTGCTCGAAGCCTTGGGCAATCCGATTATTTCGACCTCGGCCCACTTGCCGGACGACGACATGGATCGCAACGGGTATGCCGGGAAAGCGGAACTGTTCGATCGCTTTGACAAGATGGTCGATGTGATTGTCGATACCGGAGAAGACCCGGGCTATCAGGTTTCGACGATTCTCGATCTGACTGGAGAGGAACCGCAAATCGTGCGCGAAGGCTTGGGAGTCGAAGAGGTCTTTAGCTTGGTGTGA